In Carassius auratus strain Wakin chromosome 48, ASM336829v1, whole genome shotgun sequence, the genomic window aacaaaatatacaatattttctcactttttttacGTTTCGTCAAAATAACTTTTGTAAACCGTGCATGATATAAATGTTCTGTATATTCTTGCcttaaatttatttttctttaatttgatacaaaattttcacatttatttcaagaCACAAACATGTGCTACACGGATACGGCTGTTTCATTATTAAATTTATTCCATGATTCCATTATTATTACCATcatcattttacaataaaattattattataattttcaatgGCTGGTTTTATTTTGTCCGATTAAAAAGTCTGGGACAACCGAAATATAATACTTATAAATAAAAGGCACTGAATAAAAGATGACGTCATGGTAAAAAGTTATATGTTTTTTATCTTTATCTGACGCTTtcaaatttacaaaaacaaaaataaacgaTTTATCCAGAGTTGCTGAATAAACCTGATGTTGCGTCGTGGTACACAGCCTAATTAATATTCACATCGCTTAGTGACCAATCAAAAAGTGGTAAAATGTGAACGCCGGGatacgtaattaatattcatgagctaagcACAGGCGTCCTTCGTGTGCTTTGCGTCATGTTTGAGTAACCCGGAAACACACACACGGATGTGGTAGAGGAGGTAGGCGAATATTGAAGGCGTTTATGCTGCAAAGTCATCTGAAATCAttgcataaaaacacattttatcttcCAAACTCAGAGGAGACTTTTTTCAAACCCTTAAGGAGAATGTCAAAATTAAGGTATGTGTATTTAAAGCGCTTAACCCAAGAGTTATGGATGTTTAAAGCTTAGTCAACAACTCCTGTTGAATTTCAAAAATGGCATTGTTTTCAATAGCATAAATTAAAGctcgttctctttctctctctctctctctctctctctctctctctctctctctctatacatatacacacacacgtacacacatatACAAGTGTGTATGTTATTGGTCTGTTCCTGTGATCACGGAACATGATgattgaataatgaataatgattattttaacattatgtttATGTAACATtatgttattttaacatttaacattaacatttaacataTAACTTGTGCTTTATTTCAGAAGTCAACCCCTTCAGTCTGTTATGATGTTTGGCTCATCCAGGAGTTAATATTTTTTGAATGCCACATGATGAAGAATGTAACTTTTGGTAAGACATTTTCTGGTAAAAAACAATTGTTAATATTTGATTAACATTTAGCTCTTGTTATGCACTCATTACACCATTTTTCATACTTCGTTTCATACCTTCTTGCAGATGAGTTTCACTGGACCAAGAACTGTATGAGGATGCTGAATTAAGATTTGGGAATTCTCCGGTCACCTTTTGTCCATCATGTTTGTGACAGCATACCTTGCATTTATAGTCCTGACGGGACTGTGTGTGACTTTAGAGATCACAGCCCGCCGACTCAACTCGTCCCAGGCCACACAGACAGCGGTCGCCAATCCGGCTTTCCGTCAGTTCCAGAAGCTCTTTCTGAAGGCATATCTCCTGGCCCTCTGGGCAGACTGGCTGCAGGGACCTTACCTTTATAAACTCTACCGACATTACAACTTCCTGGAGTCTCAGATTGCCATCCTGTACGTATTCGGTCTAGCTTCTTGTGTGCTATTTGCTCCAGTGGCCGGATGGCTACCACAGTTTCTGGGGCGGAGACAGACGTGTCTCCTCTTCTGCCTGACTTATTCTGTCTGCTGCATTACCAAGCTGTCACAAGACTATTTTATACTTATACTAGGACGTGTTTTAGGAGGCCTGTCCACCTCTTTGCTAACCACTGTGTTTGAGGCCTGGTATGTGCACGGTCACGTTGACGTCCATGATTTTCCCAAAGAGTGGATTCCTGTTACCTTTGGTAAAGTCGCAGATTGGAATCATGGACTGGCAGTAGGTGCCGGGCTGGTGGCAAACTTGTTTGCCGAATGGCTTGGGTTGGGACCGGTTGCTCCATTTCTCCTGGCGATCCCTAGCCTTGCTGCCTGCGCCTGGTTTGTGCTGTCCGAATGGGGTCAGGAGGATAAACAAGAGGGTGCCAGTGGAGACAAAAATGCCCCCCTTCTCAACCCTCTACATGCCCCCAAGTTGCAAATGTCAACATGGGCCCGTTTTTGGCGAAGCTGTCTGGACGGGCTG contains:
- the LOC113065724 gene encoding molybdate-anion transporter, with the protein product MFVTAYLAFIVLTGLCVTLEITARRLNSSQATQTAVANPAFRQFQKLFLKAYLLALWADWLQGPYLYKLYRHYNFLESQIAILYVFGLASCVLFAPVAGWLPQFLGRRQTCLLFCLTYSVCCITKLSQDYFILILGRVLGGLSTSLLTTVFEAWYVHGHVDVHDFPKEWIPVTFGKVADWNHGLAVGAGLVANLFAEWLGLGPVAPFLLAIPSLAACAWFVLSEWGQEDKQEGASGDKNAPLLNPLHAPKLQMSTWARFWRSCLDGLRCLLSDRRVLLLGGVQALFESVLYIFVFLWTPVLDPHGPPLGIVFSCLMAASMAGSTLFRLATSAPYRLQPGHLLCLAVLLAFFSFFMLTFSTVPGQPRPRESLLAFLLLELACGLYFPAVSFLQGRVVPMERRAAVLAWFRLPLHLLACLGLLALHGEVSGAGAGEAGSGTRHMFAGCAGMMLAALLAIVSLFTLGRNDADLRLEGTKLEGEI